The window GGGAAATTCAAGCTTTTAACAAATGGACGGATGGATTTACACGGCAAGATCATCCCGCTGTTATTCAGGTATTTTTCTCGTTCAAGTGATATAGCACTTTATCCTCGTGATTAGAACATGCACGATCATAAGATAGCTGTTTTTAACCGAAACTTATCACGCAATTAACAATCTTGCAAGCAACCGTTTATGCTGCCAACATAAAACGTCAAATTGCGTCCTCACGTTAGATACTGAAGTGCATAACTTATGAGCAACCAAATATTCATGCATATGAATGTTGTGAATTATGAGCAGGTTCTTTTGGACAATAGCAAAGACAGAGACATCACAGGCCATCTGATGTCAAACCTAATTTACTTCTCTAGAGAAAAAAGCAGGACATCACCCCACCATTTCAAAGCTGGTGCACTTAATGCCCTTGTAAGCTCAAAACCCTAGCTCGTTTTCTCATTAACcatctttttattaattaattttctacattaataaacaaattaactaatttgtttatcttttgaTGTTGTGTTACAAAGCTACGAGTTTCAGCTATCATGACCAATGCTCCAATAGTCTTAACCCTAGACTGTGATATGTACTCCAACAATCCCGATACGCCACTTCGCACTCTATGTTACCTATCAGACCCTAAGCTTCGATCCAAAGTAGGGTATGTCCAATTCCCTCAACGTTttcaaggaatcaacaagactGACATATATGCAAGTGAGTTCAGGCATCTGTTCATTATCAACCCATGCGGATTCGATGGGCTATTAGGACCAAATTATGTAGGAACCGGATGCTTTTTCTCCCGACGAGCATTCTTCGGAGGGCCGTCGGAGCTTTTACCACCAGAAATTCCCCAATTGCACCCTAACAATGTAGTTGACAAGCCCCTTCAGAATCCAGAGGTTTTGGAATTGGCAAATCATGTTGCATCTTGCGACTATGAGAACAATACCACTTGGGGATATAAGGTATGAAAATAAGCTAATTAGTGCTACGTATCTTCTAATGAGGGAGCGTGATTAACAATCACATTATGACAACGTAATTAACAACTCCCATTTTTCTTACAAATCAATGACATTATGACAGTGTAATTTGAAACCTGATAGATGAAATTGATTAAATTGTGCAGATGGGAGTAAGATATGGCTCACTCGTGGAGGACTACTTCACGGGTTATATCCTGCTTTGCGAGGGATGGAATGCCATATTTTGCAATCCAGAGAGGGCAGCATTTTTAGGGGATGCCCCGATCAACCTTCTTGATGCGTTGAATCAAAGCAAGAGATGGGCCGTAGGCCTACTTGAGGTAGGTTTCTCAAAATATAGTCCAGTAACATACGGTGTTCGGGCCATGGGTCCTCTGATGGGCCTTGGTTATGCCTTTGGTTTTTGGGCCTTTTGGGCCATTCCCATCACCACATATGCCTTCGTCCCGCAGCTAGCGCTCCTCAATGGGATCACCCTATTTCCAAAGGTAATGCACACTCACCATTTACTAGTTTGTTGTCTTGAGAAAATTGTACAATATTCTATTGTCAAACTTATTTTGTGACTTCATACCACACATTTAAATAGAACTCCACACGATTAAGGTTCAAATTGATATAATGACAACATTTTTCGGGTCTGATCTTTTGCAAGTGTTCTTGGTCAAACAAGACGCGCTATACTTTTGAAACTAAGATTTAAGTGCTTATTGCAGGTTTCGGATCCATGGTTTCTCTTGTATGCGTTTGTTGTCCTTGGAGCCTATGGGGAAGAACTCGTTGATTTTGTATTATCTGGAGGAACATTCCTTAAGTGGTGGAATAACCAGAGAATGTGGATTATTAGGGGACTCTCAAGCTTCGCGTTTGGATTCGTTGAGTACTTTCTCAAGTCCTTAGGCATTTCCACACATGGGTTTAATGTGACCAGCAAAGTACTTGATGAGGACCAAAGAAAAAGATATGAACAAGGCATGATGGAGTTTGGAGTCCCATCTCCCTTCTTTGTGCCACTTACAGTGGCTGCCATTGTCAACCTGGCTGCCTTTGCTTGGGGCCATGTAGAGATTTTCCGAGGCGGCGGTAGCTTCGAAGAATTGTTTGTGCAGATGTTTATAGCTGGATTTGGCATAGTTAATTGCATACCAATTTATGAAGCCATGATCAGTAGGAATGATAAGGGAAAAATTCCTACAAAAACTAGTCTGGTTTCAACAATTCTGGCATTTGTTCTCTACGCAGCGGCTTATGTCACTCTGAGGAACTGATGATGATCAACACTCTCAAAACTGTATTTAGCCTTAGGGGTCTAAGGCAGCTTTGTGCTCTCTGCCCACACAGATTTCTTAGTGTTCTACTGTCTACTCCACCAATCTTCTTTTGCAATttgcaaaataaaatttgtatttTGGACCACTTTCCGTCCATTGCGTTAGGTTTCCATTAAGTAGGCCTTTTGAGAAGTTTCTAcatttataaaatcaatcaaagACTTTAATGCGTTGTTCAAAGTTTATGATGGATGTATTATGTATTAGACTAATATTTTATCAGACATGATGAAAAACTTATATTAACGCACGATGAATTTGATATAAACATTTTATAATAGTCCTATAGTTTAATAGACATTTTTATTTGCATCTTGCTAAGATGACATGTGCTGAACAATATTAGGATAATGTCCATTTTCCAAAATTCCAATGTCAGTGATTCATGTGCAGTGTTGCACGTTGTATAGGGCCTTCCACCAACACCCTCAAGATTAAATAATAAAGCTATGGCCAAGTAGGAGGGAGCGACGTGAGAACACACGAAATCAAACTATCTTCCTTTAAATAAGggaaactaataaaaagagtttgaaaacctacatttttacactaaaaagtcaatcagaGTAGCATTCAtcttaccttttattttatctttaccgttaaaactcaaaatttccaaacCTCTCTCtgagttttcctttaaataattTGTTGATGATGAGAATTTGAATCTGATACACCTAAAACTTCATGGTCCAACCGGATTTACATATATCCATAAGGAAATGTCGCCCATGATTGCAAAGCAGATTTTATttctgtttggatcaaaacttgactTTGGGCTTGAGAAAGGAGCTGGCCCAAAAAGGAGGCCTGAAGGAATAGTTGACCAAGGCCCGGCCGAAACCCAGAAAAGCAGAAAAGGCCtcttctgacttggtgcagctcatgaaaaccacttgcttacctacccaagggccaagtggtatagactgaccagctacacagcccataaagtactttatggtggcattacatgtaaaatagttgatgagtcatcaccctcaaaccgcattcgggcaaggctgctgctacaggagaccaagccgagttgtctatataagaagaaagag is drawn from Malus domestica chromosome 14, GDT2T_hap1 and contains these coding sequences:
- the LOC103404658 gene encoding cellulose synthase-like protein G3, with the protein product MPTTTHDGLPPLHTHKPSRRTTANRVFVVVHFSAILALLYRHTLSLLHSTTLTSFFITLTFLISDTLLAFMYTTIQSLRMKPIYRTEFPENLKRVVEEPDFPALDVFICTADPYKEPPMNVVNTALSVMAYDYPTEKVSVYVSDDGGSALTLFAFMEAAKFASHWLPFCRNNNIVERCPEAYFETDHSRFPEAEKIKIMYQGMKVKVTNVIERGKVDQEYLTGKREIQAFNKWTDGFTRQDHPAVIQVLLDNSKDRDITGHLMSNLIYFSREKSRTSPHHFKAGALNALLRVSAIMTNAPIVLTLDCDMYSNNPDTPLRTLCYLSDPKLRSKVGYVQFPQRFQGINKTDIYASEFRHLFIINPCGFDGLLGPNYVGTGCFFSRRAFFGGPSELLPPEIPQLHPNNVVDKPLQNPEVLELANHVASCDYENNTTWGYKMGVRYGSLVEDYFTGYILLCEGWNAIFCNPERAAFLGDAPINLLDALNQSKRWAVGLLEVGFSKYSPVTYGVRAMGPLMGLGYAFGFWAFWAIPITTYAFVPQLALLNGITLFPKVSDPWFLLYAFVVLGAYGEELVDFVLSGGTFLKWWNNQRMWIIRGLSSFAFGFVEYFLKSLGISTHGFNVTSKVLDEDQRKRYEQGMMEFGVPSPFFVPLTVAAIVNLAAFAWGHVEIFRGGGSFEELFVQMFIAGFGIVNCIPIYEAMISRNDKGKIPTKTSLVSTILAFVLYAAAYVTLRN